ACCCTTTTAAAACACAGTGATCTAGAAATGTATTTTCAGGAAATAACTTAGCAGGTACAAAAACATAACCACAatagctgaaattttaaaaatgcaatcaaCATTAAAACACAAGAAATGATTGTATATAACAATCCGTTACTATGGCAAAATGTTATGTAGccataaaaaattactaaaatcaagTTTAAGAGACAGGGAAATGTCCACTACAGTGACTGGAAATGTCAGAATTcaaaaaatttgtaaataattcttgcgaatctgaaaaaaaagttaagcacACCTGTGGTGAAATTAtgggtgattttaaaaattgcttctttAGCTTCATACTTCAGGGGTCTGCAAACTTTTtcataaagggccagatagtatatattttaggatttgtGGATCAAACCCTCTGCCTCCCAACTATCCAACTCTGCCTTGTgctgtagtgtgaaagcagccatagaccaTACATGAATGAATGGGCGTAGCTGTATTTCCATAAGACTTACATACAAAAGCAGGTAATGTAATTTGTCAACCCCTGTCGTATTTTTtcactaaaaagaagaaaaaaggactcATTAGCTATACCGAATTGAAAGTGATCCCAaaattgttttacttctttttgctGCCCAATTGGAGTACCTGGAGAACGATTTACAATTCGGTTtctagtgaaaaaaagaaaagaaaaaaagaaagtctgtttCAAAAGATAACATGCTTATCTGGGGATGCAAAGGACTTATTGATCCCATTCTGTAattgtcttcttcctgacctgTTATTATTGACTTCTCTTTATTCgatttctgcccctcccccatatGTGTTTTCCATGATATTAATACTgaaaagtgattttaaatataacaaaaaaaaagaaagaaaaagaagaagtattTGTGAAAAGCAGTTGTACAGTACATAAGGAAATATAGGATTCTAATGCAGTGGATTCTAACAACAAAAGTTGTTTTTACCTTCCAGTTTCTAGGGGTCCAGCAAATTCAGCTTCTCCTATCGCTTACCTGTGCGCCAAGAAATTGCACAACCAGGATTTCTGGTCTCTCAAGGCAATCAAGAGTTGCCTTGAATGAGACATTTGCCCCTGGGGTAAGGTTGGCAGATAAAATACAGGCTGCCCAATTAGAcgtgaattttagataaacaacgGCTAATCTTTTAATATAACTATGTcttatgtaaaatttattttttatttgctcaaTCTGGGGATGCTGGGGACCTGTTTAATTCGTGCGTGTGCAAATTTAGCAGAGGTCCGCGACTGGGGTCCAACTAACCGAGCCGAACCCAAGGATCCTAGAGGGCTGCAGGTGCCTCCCGGATACCCAGTTTGCCTTTCTAGATGCCGCTCTGCGTTCGGTAAAGTTACTGCTTCTCCCATTCTTTACACTGACACTTCTAGCGCGGCGGTTTTAGAAACCCAGCACAATCCGCTGGTTTCTGGCTGCTTTCCTAAAGTTTCGGATTAGCCGTCCGTGAGGCCCGACCGCCAATCGCTGCCTTTGCCGAGGTACAAAGCCCTGACGAGCGGTTGGCTTTTGGCTCCGGGGCCGGGCGGCTTCCGATCCGCGCTGCAGACTGGCCGAGCCGATTAGGCtgctgtgtttaacttttttttttttactgcgcTGCCCTTTCCTTCGGAACCGTTCCAAATTTGCTTCTCCTGTGCCAGTGCGGGAGATCGGGGATGATCAGcgggcacttaaaaaaaaatcttgcttttcCAAGGGGTTTCACACAAATTTGTCCCCACTCGGAGCGGGTGGCGACAAGATCAGAGATGCGGAGCCATCCGGGCGCCGCTGGGTGGGGCGGCAGTGCGCGCCCATCTCGGCCAGCACCGTGCCTTCCTGAGTCGCGCTTTCCGGACGCGGTCTCAGATTTGGGAGGTTGGGACCTTGAGCGAATCCCCAAACCCTCCCTGCGCGCTAGTCGCGACCTCAGCATATGCTAATTCCACTCTGCCTTTtacagaggaggggaggaaggccaTCCCAAGCCTCCCGGAGGCTTTACCTGGTGAAGAGGACGAGCAGCCACTGCAGCGCGGTGGAGAGAGTATCCTGGCTGGCGCCGAAGATGTCTGTGACGGTGGCCGGCACGTACTCTGCGTCCAGCCGCGCGCCGCCGTCGCCAGAGTCCGCGGCAGCTTCCTTTCCCGCCGAGAGGATGAAGGCGTCCATCATGTCGCGGGGGGCGGCCCCGGGCCGAAGGCTTTCACGGTGCCTCAGGAACTTGTCTAGGACGAAGCTGCTGAAGTTGCGATTGAGCGTCCCGAATTCACGGAAGGCAGTGCGCACGGGGTTGGGGAAGCGCTGCAGCCAGGGCAGCACGTCCACCAGGCTGCCCGCGCCCACCGTGCGCCCGAACTCCTCGTTGTGGCTGAGCAGCTCTCGGAACTCGGCGTCGTCGTGGCTGTAGCGGCAGCCGAAGCACACGGCGCTCATGACGTTGGCCACGGCCACCACGGTCAGCGGCCGCGGGTCGAGAAAGGCGCCGCCCGCGCTGCCGCGCACCAGCAGCTCCACCAACTCCCGCGCCTCGCCCAGCACGTGGCTCTCGAGCAGCCGGCGGCCGCGCGGCTGGCGCGTGGAGAAGGCTCGCATCGTGCTGTGCGCCGCGCGCCGCTGCGCCTTCCAGCTCTCCGAATACTGGCCGAAAGCCAGGCTGCGGCCACCAGACACCACGCGGAAAGAGGCGAAGGGCGGCCGATCGGCGAACGCGGCGCCCTGCTGCACCAGGGCCTGGCGGATGGCGCGCTCGCCGTTCAGCACCACCACCCGGCAGCTGCCCAGGCGGATCTGGAAGACGTCGCCGTAGCGCCGCGCCAGGCGTGCGAACGAGACGTGAGGCGCCGGGCCCATTGACGCCGCATTTCCGATCAGCGGCCAAGCGAAGGGACCCGGGGGCGCGGACCCcggctgccgccgccgctgcctcAACAGCCACTGGCCCACGTGCACCGCGGCCAGCACCGAGAGCAGCAACAGGAGCATGGCCTGCTGGGCCGACAGAGGGATATTAGGCGGCAGATGATCGTCCGGGCTGAGGCTGGTGGCCATACTGGGGAGAGAAGGGCGAAGGCGTGACACTCAGGTAGGCAGAGAAAGGAGCGGGCGCCCTACGCCCCTACCCCCGGCCTCGGGCTACCGTGCACTGTTGGGTAGGGAGGGGGTCGTGCGTAGGTCAGGTCAGGGCTAGCTCACTGGAGCAGCCGCTGAAGACGCCTCTTGCCATCCCAAACCCATTCCCCAAAAGTGAAGGGAAGGGTCGTGTTTCTACCTCTCTGTGACCCAGACTCCCCCCGACCCCGCCCCAGCCGCGTAACGGTTCCTGCAATTCAAGGGCAACACGGCGGGCATCAAGGCTGTGGCGCTCAGTTCCCTCTAAGTGCCTACCACCCCGGCCCCTGAGCCCCCCGTCACCCCTGATCTGCGAGAACCCATCACAAGAGGCCGCAGGAAGGCGGCTCCGCCGACAGACTGACCTGCAAGGCGGCGCGGTTTCCGCAGCGCCAGATGGCCGGCTCCGAGGACGGATTGGGGCCTTTGTGGGATTCCAGACCGCAACCTAAGTGTCTCCAGGAAGTCGGAGGCCCGCCCTGGACACCTGTTGCCAGGTCTGGGAACTTTAGCGCCCACTCTGGAGTCTCTAGGCGTCGTCAGAGCCAGAGGCGCTTGGATTGGGATGGGGGCGGAGAAAGGTGTCTTCTTTGCAGAGCCCCGCTGCACCTGGGCCTCGGCAAAGTCAGGGTTTTCTCAGTGCGTGGGGATTGAGACTGCGGGTCGATGAATAGAGTCAATTCCCAGCCCCCACGCCCCCCGCACGGCTCTGACAGCTGGCGTCGCACAGGCGTGGCCCGTTTGCACAGTCACTCGGGAGAGTCAAAACGCGCCATCccgcttctctcttttttaaggtCTGTGTGGGGGAGGAGGCAGCAGGACCTGACGGGGGCGGGgcttgcggggggcggggcgcgccGGGACAGTCCAAGCCTCTCGGACTCCAACTTGGGTCGCCGCGCGCGCGGGTGGTCACGCGAGGCGGCCCCGGAGCGCCCCGACGGCCTTGGCGCAGTAGCTGGCGGCTTTCCTGGAAGCAGCGGTGTGAACTTTTCGTTTGCCCGAAAACCACTCTTCCTCGCAGTCATCCCCGATCGAGGCTGCACAGTTTCCCCGGGACACAACCTGAGCACCTCCCTGCGCTCTCGGTGGGAGCGCCTCCACGCCCCGAGCGTACGACCTCCCTTCCCTCTCGGTGGTTTGAGCGTCCTTCCCCGAGAGAAAACCGCTCGAGATCCTTGGGCGCCAGAACCGGGAAAGGAAACCTGTCGGTTTGCAAAATAAAGTTCGGTTGTGTTAGCAGTTTGCCTTACTGCATCCCgaattgttttatctttattttaacgtTCTCGCAAGCAAATCGGCCGGTCATGTCAGGCCCTTTGGAGAGCAAAGTTCTCCTTCCACCTTGCGCGGCGAGATCGAGAATCCCTGAAGGACGCCGCTCCCCCGCCCCGGGGCCCAGAGTGTCCTTGTCACACAAAGGCCAGCCAGCGCTGGCGCACCGCAGCGGGCCCCGAGGTTTCCCGCGTAGAAACTCCTCCAGGTGGCGCCGCCCACTGGAGAGCGCGGGGCAACGCTGGCCGCGTCGGAGGCCCTGGCGCCCGGCCCGGGAGCCAAGCTGGGACGAACactggagagaggaggggagggagggcgcTCTGAAGATTCCTGGAGggaggaggcgggggtgggggggagtagAAGAGGAGGAGGCCAATCTCCGCGCGCCTGCGAACTTTATTGGGTTGAAAAATCTCTCCTCCTGTCGCCTCCCCCTTGCGTGCGGAGCTGTGCCTTGCGTGCGTCGCTTCTGGAAAGTCGGCTCCACTCATATCCCTCGGCGCTTCTCACGGCACCTGACACGCCGAGgcagcggcgggggcggcggccgAGGGCGGGGCGCGGACCGCCACCACCCTCCGCGGCGCACGCACAGCCGCGCCCGCCCGGGCCGCCACCCGAAGGCCGGATCTGGGCTCGCGTTGCTCTCGGAGTGGGGACTTTCTTGTCAAAGGGGAAGCCCAAGGCGCTTGGGCCGCGGTAGCTTCCCTGGCCGCGGTGCCCTTTCCAGTCGGCTAgtacaaagtattttaaagacTGGAGAGAAATGGTCTTTTCTTCAAGGTTGGGGAAAGGACGGGCCCGGAGAAAGGGTGGGATGTATAGTAGTTACCCAGGTAGGAAGTGTACTTCCGAACCTCCGGGGTTATCAAGTTAAGTAAAGAAGTTGGGCGTTTACCACGTGACAGCCCTGTGCTTCATGAGCTTTACCGGCGCTGCGAATCTCTATTGTTTCCCggtttacagttgaggaaacgggttcagagagattatatgacttacccaagatcacacgcACTATAGTAATACATTTACAATCAAACGATATAATCTTAAATGATTTATCTTTCCACGTAAATGATTGAAATGCTTGCATGGGCAAAGTGGGGCGGTTTtctaccctcccaccctccctcctgctAGCTAGTAAGAagtggagccagaatttgaacccacgAAGTCGCACTCCAGATCGATCATACAAGTTTACACGGAAGGAAATCCTCAGATAAAAGGCACAAATGGCTTCTTTCCTACccgccttaaaaaaaaaaaatcagctgggcagattttttaaatagtttttggggtgttttgttttgttttacagaatTGAGGATTCTGAGGATCCTAAAGAAATAGTATGCTAACCTTCTGCAGGTAAATTGGTTTTGAATGAGGGAGGCTTGCGGCCTGTGCTTCATAGCTGCTGACTTTGGAATAACtggttaaattttaaagaaaaataaagggaggtCTTAAGAGTCTGACTTATTGAAAGGTTGAAACCAACATTAAAATATCTTATCTGATAAGAAAATGACTTTTTGTAAAATTCTCCATTCAGTAGCTTTTGAGAGGTTCTCTGGAAATGATTTTACACTTCATGATGGGGTACTCAGTTTCCGTTAAGGAAGTTAGTTTTTGAGCAACTGACTAAATAAGCATTGGTTTCCCAGGCTGTGCTGGCATATATATCCTTTGAAATGAATTTTGTAGCAACCTTACAATATCCAGCTTTAGTATGACCTTTGTCTAATCGTTCAAGATTGCCGCAATGTATCAGTCTCTTACTAGACTTTAGTAGACAAGAACTGTGTATGGGCTAATGTCAATTTTGAGCTCTCGACATTCCTGAAAGCTTTTATCACAGTATCTCTACCAGAATCAGACGGATGGAGGTGCTTTTAAACCAAGTAAATTTCTAtcttaaaaagtacaaacaaagCTGTTCCTAAGATCTCCTGTTTAATTCCTGAATAATGTCATATAGTTTTTAGTAAACTAGATACATACCTTCCTGCCACAGCAAATAGTTCAAGCAAACCCTCCTCCAGTCCATAATGCCTTGGGCTCAGCTCTTGTAGGACATGCCTTCAAAAGACAGAGGAACCAGTTGGGCAAATGCTGTCAGAAAGACAGACCTTATCAGTTATGACAAACCGAAGCCAAAATGACTGGCTATGGTAATGCCGGGCCTCAGGTTCTCCCAGGCTTTGCGGCATAGACTTCTGTTAGAGGGTCCATCTGGTACCTGATGAAAACGCAGGGTAAATCCAAAGCGGCCTGTGGGTACCCCTGATCCAGCTCATGTTGGAGCCCTCACTCTAGTGAAAATCCACACCAGGCTTTTAAAGTTATCTCAGTTCCTCAACCAAAGCCAGTGGCTAAGGCCTAGGGATCTCCTTTCAGTCAACAACACACAATACGGGGATTTTGCCTTGCCAAAACTCAAATTTGAATTGTTTGGTGCAAATAACTTTCAAAAGAACAGCTAAGCTAGAGAGATAGTTCAAAGCAGAGGTTTAAAATACCTTGTATTGTATTGATTCCATAGAACAGAAATCCGGCTGAAGCTTGTTTAAGCAGGACAGGAATGCACTGGCTCATGTGCAGGGAAGGATAATGGTGGCACCTCACAGGATGGAAGGACCTGGGGCTGCTCGCCCCACTGTCTAGTATGCTGGTCTCTGCTTGGGCTTCGTTCCAGATACTCTCTTCATGTAGCGGTGTAAAGCTGGCCGTGGGCAGCCTCAAATTAACTACCCCAAGAGAAAGAGAATATGTCTCTTTCAAGGTCATGACCCAGGCCCCTGGAAGAACTCTGTTGTGCCAGGTTAGCATAGCCAAGAAAGCTCAGCCTTATGGGTTTTCTTCCTGGGATTTCTCTCTAGCATAATCCCTGTGTCGATTTTATGGCTAAGCAATGTGCTCTACAGTGGAGTAGAAGCAGCAATCTCTGGCAAGTCTGACATGTGGGATGGGCAAGAATCAGAAATCAGACACATGCTAGTAGGCAGAGAAACAGGAGTAAGGAGACACACCAAGTGGCTGCAGTGACTAAGAACATGGCAGAGGGGAGAGCTGTAGGATACTGCACAGCTACAGTATCCTACAGCTTAAATATGTGAAGGGGAATTGAGAGGATAGAGGAGTTGATACCAAAACCCTGTGCTGCAGCTGTCTTGCTTCTGCATCCTTCTTCCTGGTAATACACAGGCTGAGAACCACAGAGCTAAAAATACATCTTATTTCATCTAATCTAAGCAGCTATCGTTTATAGGCTGCACCATTATTTTCTGTACTAATGTAAAGTCTACAGGACTGCCAATTGTAATTACACCGTTTGTTGTAAGACATATTTTGATTTCAGACATGTtaaaatgggttttttaaaagtgtgttttagAGTCAACAAAGCACAATGCATGCGAGCAATGATCCTCTGGATTCTCTGCCTTTGTATTAAGCAGTGGTGGTCCTGAGGTTTCTCAGATGAGGTAGTTCCAGGAGCGTGACCTTCCAAAGCCATCTCCCCTgccttttatattatttgatatGGATAATTGATGTTTTCTCAATCCTATGTAAAGTGTGGGTAGAAGTAGCTTTGgaagatttttctaattttgtcaacctaaatattgggc
The sequence above is a segment of the Physeter macrocephalus isolate SW-GA chromosome 12, ASM283717v5, whole genome shotgun sequence genome. Coding sequences within it:
- the CYP1B1 gene encoding cytochrome P450 1B1; its protein translation is MATSLSPDDHLPPNIPLSAQQAMLLLLLSVLAAVHVGQWLLRQRRRQPGSAPPGPFAWPLIGNAASMGPAPHVSFARLARRYGDVFQIRLGSCRVVVLNGERAIRQALVQQGAAFADRPPFASFRVVSGGRSLAFGQYSESWKAQRRAAHSTMRAFSTRQPRGRRLLESHVLGEARELVELLVRGSAGGAFLDPRPLTVVAVANVMSAVCFGCRYSHDDAEFRELLSHNEEFGRTVGAGSLVDVLPWLQRFPNPVRTAFREFGTLNRNFSSFVLDKFLRHRESLRPGAAPRDMMDAFILSAGKEAAADSGDGGARLDAEYVPATVTDIFGASQDTLSTALQWLLVLFTRYPEVQARVQAELDQVVGRDRLPCLDDQPHLPYVMAFLYEAMRFSSFVPVTIPHATTANASVLGYHIPKDTVVFVNQWSVNHDPVKWSNPEDFDPARFLDKDGFINKDLASSVMIFSVGKRRCIGEELSKMQLFLFISILAHECNFRANPDEPSKMDFNYGLTIKPKSLKINVTLRESMELLDSAVQKLQAEKDCQ